A DNA window from Jaculus jaculus isolate mJacJac1 chromosome 1, mJacJac1.mat.Y.cur, whole genome shotgun sequence contains the following coding sequences:
- the LOC101597500 gene encoding lymphotactin-like codes for MRLLFLILLGICCLAACIVEGVGNEVPERNVCVSLTTQRLPVKKIRTYVIREGFMKAVIFITKRGLKVCADPHANWVKDAINHVDRRSNAKRNTVQTNPTGTQKSINATVTLSGN; via the exons ATGAGACTCCTCTTCCTGATACTTCTGGGAATCTGCTGCCTCGCGGCATGCATTGTGGAAG GTGTGGGGAATGAAGTTCCAGAAAGGAATGTCTGTGTGAGTTTAACAACCCAGCGACTTCCAGTGAAGAAGATCAGGACCTATGTCATCAGGGAAGGTTTCATGAAAGCAGTCAT TTTTATTACCAAACGTGGTCTCAAAGTATGTGCTGATCCACATGCCAACTGGGTGAAAGATGCAATCAACCATGTGGACAGAAGATCCAATGCCAAAAGGAACACAGTCCAGACCAACCCTACAGGAACCCAAAAGTCCATTAATGCAACTGTGACATTGTCTGGGAATTGA
- the LOC101597788 gene encoding mRNA export factor-like has translation MSLFGTTSKFGSNGSSVGTFGSAAADHHNPMKDIEVTSSPDDSIGCLSFSPASLPGNFLVAGSWANDVRCWEVQDNGQTVPKAQHIHAGPVLGVCWSDDGSKVFTASCDKTAKMWDLNSNLAIQIAQHDAPIKTVHWIKASNYRCVMTGSWDRTLKFWDTRSSNPVMALQLPERCYCADVVYPMAVVATARRGLIVYQLENQPSEVRRVESSLKFQNRCVAIFKDKHHKPNGFALGSIEGKIAFHYLNVPNSVKDSFTFKCHRSNRANSSGSQDIYAVNGMAFHPIHGTLATVGSDGRFNFWDKDGRAKLKTSEPLDQPISACCFNHNGNIFAYASSYDWSKGHEFYNPKRKNYIFLRNAAEELKPRNGK, from the coding sequence ATGAGCCTGTTTGGAACGACCTCGAAGTTTGGAAGCAACGGGAGCTCGGTGGGCACGTTCGGCAGCGCGGCCGCGGATCACCACAACCCCATGAAGGACATCGAGGTGACGTCTTCTCCCGACGACAGCATCGGCTGCCTGTCGTTCAGCCCGGCATCCTTGCCGGGCAACTTCCTCGTGGCAGGGTCGTGGGCGAACGACGTGCGCTGCTGGGAGGTCCAGGACAACGGGCAGACGGTCCCCAAAGCCCAGCACATCCACGCGGGGCCCGTGCTCGGGGTGTGCTGGAGCGACGACGGGAGCAAGGTGTTCACCGCCTCGTGCGACAAGACTGCCAAGATGTGGGACCTCAACAGCAACCTCGCCATTCAGATCGCCCAGCACGACGCCCCCATCAAAACCGTCCACTGGATCAAAGCCTCCAACTACAGGTGTGTGATGACCGGGAGCTGGGACCGGACGCTGAAGTTTTGGGATACCCGCTCGTCAAACCCAGTGATGGCCTTACAGCTCCCAGAACGCTGCTACTGCGCTGACGTGGTGTACCCCATGGCCGTGGTGGCCACGGCCAGAAGGGGCCTGATCGTCTATCAGCTGGAGAACCAGCCCTCGGAGGTCAGGAGGGTCGAGTCCTCGCTGAAGTTCCAAAATCGCTGCGTGGCTATTTTTAAGGACAAGCACCACAAACCGAACGGCTTTGCCCTGGGGAGCATCGAGGGGAAAATCGCCTTCCACTACCTCAACGTCCCAAATTCGGTCAAAGACAGTTTCACCTTCAAATGCCATCGTTCCAATAGAGCCAACTCTTCAGGCTCCCAGGACATCTACGCGGTGAACGGGATGGCTTTCCACCCGATCCACGGCACCCTGGCCACGGTGGGGTCTGACGGTCGCTTCAACTTCTGGGACAAAGATGGCAGGGCAAAACTGAAGACTTCGGAACCGCTGGACCAGCCCATCTCGGCTTGCTGCTTCAACCACAACGGAAACATATTTGCTTATGCCTCCAGCTATGACTGGTCCAAGGGACACGAGTTTTACAATCCCAAAAGGAAAAATTACATCTTCCTCCGCAATGCGGCCGAGGAGCTAAAGCCTAGGAACGGCAAGTAG